From the genome of Pieris rapae chromosome 5, ilPieRapa1.1, whole genome shotgun sequence, one region includes:
- the LOC111000399 gene encoding probable sodium-coupled neutral amino acid transporter 6 codes for MKLLRLSEENVVGSIPAKATQVMMYHDRYTAGETTGGLSVIFTMMCIIDLFGVFPVVALPKSIISCGIYGIPLVLAVVALQLYTAVLLGRSWILAHDISPNIREKSRFPYAAVAELAFGKTSRRIVTFLIDATVFSAGVPNFIFASQSMQLFWWKITDGDVGITYCVWMVVIGLLLCPVMWLGSPKDMKPLALTSVFIVTTVAISTWTCIINDDKSPPPSGDVVAYMPSTRDFLVAYGIMVYQFDIHPMLLTLQVDMKDSRRIHSAVLGGFAVTGIMFTVTSFLAAKRYGNNVQSNILQGLPPSITLYIVALLVTLQLCLSSAVGNSALFQHVEDLLKIPREFCIQRCLIRSSIIALAVFLGESVPRFDLVMGLIGSTLTGPLMFIFPPLFFLRLCYKKSSVPNSALPYSKLKTDNLHKVTLGELKNGKDPSKMALFMHSFDTKYKTFTNTLGKMGENDMDEYNIKWYDIVLAVLVMLLGILATALATYSSWSDAISSASFSPPCIVNSTAAARSFIERNIRMT; via the exons ATGAAATTGCTACGTTTATCTGAAGAAAACGTGGTTGGTTCCATTCCAGCCAAAGCCACTCAGGTGATGATGTACCATGATAGATATACAGCTGGAGAGACCACGGGAGGTCTAAGCGTGATCTTCACGATGATGTGCATCATTGATTTATTTGGAGTGTTTCCTGTGGTAGCATTGCCGAAAAGCATTATATCGTGTG GAATTTATGGCATTCCTTTGGTCCTGGCTGTGGTCGCGCTACAGCTCTATACTGCGGTGCTGCTCGGAAGAAGTTGGATTTTAGCACACGATATCTCACCCAATATTAGAGAGAAGAGTCG ATTTCCATACGCAGCAGTAGCAGAATTAGCATTTGGAAAGACTTCTCGCAGAATTGTCACATTCTTAATTGATGCTACTGTTTTCAGCGCGGGCGTTCCCAATTTCatatttg cATCGCAAAGCATGCAGTTATTCTGGTGGAAAATAACGGATGGAGACGTGGGCATCACATACTGCGTATGGATGGTCGTCATTGGTCTATTACTCTGCCCAGTTATGTGGCTTGGTTCACCCAAGGATATGAA GCCTCTAGCGTTGACATCAGTATTCATTGTAACAACAGTGGCTATCTCCACATGGACCTGCATAATTAATGACGATAAGTCCCCTCCTCCGTCAGGGGACGTAGTAGCCTATATGCCTAGTACTAGAGACTTCCTGGTGGCTTATGGCATCATGGTTTATCAG TTCGACATCCACCCAATGCTGCTTACCCTGCAAGTGGACATGAAAGACAGTCGTCGTATTCACTCGGCCGTGTTGGGAGGGTTCGCAGTTACAGGAATCATGTTCACGGTCACCTCATTCCTAGCAGCCAAGAGATATGGGAATAATGTACAGAGCAATATACTACAAG GGTTGCCCCCATCAATAACTCTATACATAGTGGCTCTTCTCGTCACATTGCAACTCTGCCTTTCGAGTGCCGTCGGCAACTCAGCCCTGTTCCAACATGTTGAAGATCTGCTTAAAATACCAAGAG AATTCTGTATACAACGGTGCTTAATTCGGTCGAGTATCATCGCACTCGCAGTATTTCTAGGGGAGTCCGTGCCAAGATTCGATCTAGTGATGGGCTTAATTGGCTCAACTCTTACCGGTCCtctaatgtttatatttccaCCATTATTTTTCCTTAGATTGTGTTATAAAAAGTCCTCTGTACCAAACAGTGCATTGCCatatagtaaattaaagaCTGACAATCTCCATAAAGTGACGTTGGGAGAACTCAAAAACGGCAAAGATCCGTCAAAAATGGCGTTGTTTATGCATTCATTTGACACGAAATACAAGACATTTACCAATACGTTAGGTAAAATGGGCGAAAACGATATggatgaatataatataaaatggtaTGACATAGTATTAGCAGTTCTTGTTATGTTATTGGGTATATTGGCCACTGCTTTAGCGACATATTCAAGTTGGTCAGATGCGATATCGTCAGCATCTTTTTCACCACCCTGTATAGTCAATTCTACCGCTGCCGCGAGgagttttattgaaagaaacaTTCGAATGACGTAA